In Maribacter algicola, the sequence ATAACTTCCTGGAAATGGGCTATGATCTATCCAAGGTGATGTTCGTGGCTACAGCGAACAACCTGGGTAATATACAGCCCGCTTTAAGGGATCGAATGGAAATTATCAATGTTAGCGGTTATACCATAGAGGAAAAGGTGGAAATAGCAAAAAGACATTTGCTGCCCAAACAATTGGAGGAGCATGGTTTGAACTCGACCCACTTGAAAATTGGAAAACCCCAGTTGGAAAAAATTGTTGAAGGTTATACCAGGGAATCCGGTGTGCGCTCTTTGGAGAAGCAAATCGCAAAAATGGTTCGCTATGCCGCAAAATCCATTGCCACGGAAGAAGAATACAATGTGAAGATTAGCAATGCGGATGTGGAAGAAGTTTTGGGTGCGCCAAAAATGGAACGCAGCAAATATGAGAACAATGAAGTGGCCGGTGTGGTTACCGGTTTGGCCTGGACCAGTGTTGGTGGAGATATCCTCTTTATAGAATCCATATTGTCACAAGGAAAGGGCAATTTAAGTATTACGGGTAATCTAGGTAAGGTGATGAAGGAATCGGCCACCATTGCCATGGAATATATTAAATCCAATGCCCAAAGGTTTGGTATAGACCCCTCTATTTTTGAGAAGTATAACGTACATATTCATGTGCCGGAAGGTGCCACTCCAAAGGACGGCCCCAGTGCGGGTATCACCATGTTGACTTCCTTGGTCTCCCTTTTTACACAAAAAAGGATTAAGAAGAGTTTGGCCATGACCGGGGAGATTACACTGCGAGGTAAAGTGTTACCGGTAGGTGGAATCAAAGAAAAAATTCTTGCGGCAAAAAGGGCGCGTATAAAGGAAATAATTCTTTGTGCCGATAATGAAAGGGATGTCAAAGAAATCAAGGAATCCTATCTAAAGGGACTGAAATTTCACTACGTGACAGAGATGTCCGAAGTAATCGATATTGCAATTACGAATCAAAAAGTAAAGGACGCCAAAAAGCTGTAGCGGGTTTTTTCTACTATATTTATAAAATGAATAAGATTACCATAGCTATAGATGGATTTTCTTCAACGGGTAAAAGCACCTTGGCGAAACAGCTGGCCAAAAAACTGGAATACGTGTATGTAGATACAGGGGCCATGTATAGGGCCGTAACCTTGTACGCCATGCAAAACGGCTTTGTGAATGAGGGCCATGTTGACACGAAAGGACTGCTAAATGATTTGGACAAGATTCAATTAAAATTCGTGTTCAATTCGGATATGGGCTTTGCTGAAATGTTTTTAAACGGTAAGAATGTGGAAAGGGAAATCCGCACCTTGGATGTTTCCAAAAATGTAAGTCAAGTTGCCGAAATTAAGGAAGTGAGGTCAAAATTGGTTTCCCTGCAGCAGGATATGGGTAAGGACAAGGGGGTGGTCATGGACGGTAGGGATATTGGGACCGTTGTTTTTCCCAATGCGGAACTCAAAATATTCATGACTGCCAGTCCGGAAAAAAGGGCGGTAAGGCGTTACAAGGAACTGTTGGATAGGGGCGAGGTTGTAAAGTATGAGGATATTCTGGAAAACGTTCAAAAAAGGGACTATATAGATTCCCATAGGGAAAACTCCCCCCTAACCAAGGCAAAGAATGCTATAGAGTTTGATAATAGCGATATGGGGCTAGAACAGCAATTTGAGCGTATCTATGAACATACGCTTAGGGTCATTGAAAAAAATAAATAAAAAAACCGTCGGATTTTCCGACGGTTTTTT encodes:
- the cmk gene encoding (d)CMP kinase, whose product is MNKITIAIDGFSSTGKSTLAKQLAKKLEYVYVDTGAMYRAVTLYAMQNGFVNEGHVDTKGLLNDLDKIQLKFVFNSDMGFAEMFLNGKNVEREIRTLDVSKNVSQVAEIKEVRSKLVSLQQDMGKDKGVVMDGRDIGTVVFPNAELKIFMTASPEKRAVRRYKELLDRGEVVKYEDILENVQKRDYIDSHRENSPLTKAKNAIEFDNSDMGLEQQFERIYEHTLRVIEKNK